A region of the Cucurbita pepo subsp. pepo cultivar mu-cu-16 chromosome LG14, ASM280686v2, whole genome shotgun sequence genome:
atacaattatatattaaattaaatctttaGACCTTTTGATGTGAacttctaattattattattgtgttGGCcgtttcaaaataaataaagggcATAATAGATTTGCTTGATAGGTCATGgaatcataaaattaattaatttaaaaattcttataatatatatattattttttttattgttttattattttttttaatgagtgCTCTCGTTCAGAtatgttttcaatttatttacgTGCTTCTCATTTACTCggacaaataattttttattttttatgtttttaaaatcttagcccaacttttatttttttatttcattaaacaAAGTTGACTTAATTTGACTTGgaagtcaattttttttttaatttaaaaaattatacaaaaaagaCCATTAATGAACAAggtttcattttaaaattaccaaAAGTTACCTAACATTGCAcccatttttttactataattaaataattcaatagATTATTGTAAACTTACCAATCacattaataattacaatACACGAAATATCTTTTTCCtattaaataagtaaataatgtttccttaaaatatttatgcatcttttttaaatctacttttttaaaattaaaaaataattattattttggacaATCACAtcaataattacaaataaataaataaataaatatatatatatatttatgcgGGCAGGTTGGAAAGTACAATCTCGTCCCTGATCCCATttatctaattacaaaaaaatgttatcCACTTCCTCTCCATTCTACGTATAAacaatgaatattttttgGGTTCGATCTCCAcaatataaatagatatttctAATTGAATCTTGACCTattatctaaattaaataaataaataaagttaatatTGTATATAATATCTTTATATATTGAGCTTCAACTTAGGTTTCCTTTTAGTGGGTGTCAATGTcaattcatataataaaaaatatattgacaTATTATATAAAGATTACAAATGACTCGACaccaaagagaagaaaatcttcttttttattatagaccctttttgtccttttcaattatctttcaaaataaaattcatattatttcaatcacattcaaattaattcaaataatatttttaatttttaatttagaccGACGATTTAGTAtaccatatttaaaattagacGATATGTTAACTTACATAGTTCAAAGGTTAAATTAGTAATTcaacaatttatgaatataaGATCATTAATAACCCTTTGCCAATAGAAACAGAGTGTGGTGGTGATATGgcaaaatagagaaaattaaCGTACGGTGCCACATCAGCGCCACATCATTTCTTTGTTAATCAACCAACGATTAATTATGTTAGTAAAAAAGTAACTAAATTAATTGGACatacgttaaaaaaaatgaatttggataataaattcaaatgttggggtaaaatgaaaggaagaaaCATAGAATAAGGTTCTAATTGTTGTCGTTCCCTTGGAGCTACGAATTGATATGACTCGTCTTGCTCCTTACTTTTTTACcccatcaaatcaaatcaaatctttGCCTCAAAAGCCACCTcacttcctttttccttttttttatttctttatttgtttattgttctttACAGTACCGTACACGTGTACATTTCTCATTGGGCCAGTCTATCTGTCTCCCACACCCCCTCCACTCCGTTTCTTTCCctccaaaaataatttcaacttACTGCTTACGTGGCATCCCACCTCATGCCTACGCCACTCCCTCCTcttatttagttaattaatttcaaataattataaactgaattttttaaattaattttatgaaattattttatagaatcaaaattgatttttttttttttttttttttttttttttttttttttNttgaggctcgactcctttggagtcttttttagtcattttttgactatgccttcgaaactcacaatactttgttcatcatttgaagatttgttaatctattgacatggttaagtttagagcatgactctaatatcatgttaaacgaacacgactctccacaatagtatgatattgtctactttgagcataagctctcgtagcaTTGCTTGGCTAACTCAAAAGGTCTCATCCCAATGGAGAaagtttttgttaattataaatctatgatcattTCCTATATTAGCCGATGTAGGACTTTTATCATTCAACAAATGAGTTTCCTTTCTATCgactaatttttaattattatagttTAATCACTTATAAAACGAGACTCaaatcactaaaaaaaaatacttttattattattattatattttgaaaaaagtcgggaacaaatataaataaaatgggaTAACTAATACAGATTCCACGTGGACcaataaagaaagaggaggGTAAAACTGTAATACAAAAAGTAATGATAGCTCCCAAAGGCCAATGGGTCTCTCATGAGAATCTAATCCAAAGGTTGTTCTTGCATGGGGATCATGAAATTGGAGTAGCGAATAATTGATAAATTATTGACTTTTTAGCCTTCACTGATAATATTCCCATTTTACCCCCCGAAAACCAAAAGATCAGAaatatggtattttttttttataataaataagtaacaaagaaaacaacaacaaaaaatttccTTTCCCTTGTTGAGATCATCGTCTGTGCAATCTCAACCGTTCAATTTCAATGGTCAACGACAAGGGAATGAGAGAGGGAAATAAAAAGGATCTTTCTCCCTCTTACAAGATTACACGAAATAGGGTTTATCTACTGCTCCTGTACATCCGGTGCAGAGGAACGAAGCCTCTTTGTCGGCGGCTCCACTGCTGCTTCTGTATCACAGCTACCGCATGCAGCCGCTTCTAGCACGCCGACTGGACTAGTTGGCGCCGGTTGCTCGACTCCTCGACTCCGCTGTTTTGGGAGGTCTGCTGGACACGTGTCGATTATGTACTCCTCCATCAGTTGGTAACAGCTTCTCACCATTTCCTTTCccaataaatttgttttaaaattaaaatgacaGCAAAATATTTTGACTCCAAACCCTACGttccttcctttttatttctcaCGCTTTCCAATTTCCCAccaaagtaaataaataaatagtaatttcttataaaataagTTACTATAATTCaagctaaaataaataaataatggtataaaaatttaaatgttagaGGTTAATTATCGCTGAgtatgttaattaaattattatcctTCTAAATTatgcttttaaaaattacgaacctcaataattataaaaaaaaatgcatgttcttaaaagataaattataaaaatacctttaaaaattttcattaaaaaaaatatcaaaattaatatttcagctttaaaatgaatattaatattttttaaataactttattctattaatttaaataaggatgaaatttaatttgaaattaagttGTGGAGTTTAgcctaattaatttaaataaaacaaactcaaaatccaaaatgttggtgaataaaaaaagaaaaagaaaatgataaagaatatcttgagaaaaaatccgtaatttaattaaaataaatttccaaaaaaggGTTTTTCTGTATTTATACATTAACCCCTACAGAATTATGAAATCCCTTTTCCAACCCACAGATATTGAATTAATACTTACGACTCTGTTTGCCGCAAGGAAATGGGTACAGACCGCCGGAGAATCAACCCGCTCACCAGCGGCGGTGAgaacggcggcggcggctaTGGTACACGGCGGAAACCCCAAGAAATCGATCACTGAAAATCAatccaaattcattttttaagaacacaaaatcaaagaagacGACAAAAGTAATCGAATATGATAACAGAATCGGTTTCAGATTTTTATCGATGTACCGCGTGTAGTGCTGAGAATGAGATCGGAAGAAGTAGAGAAGAGGAGGCAACGAGAGACGTCACCGTCGCCTTCGCCGCCGTCTGCGGCGGAAGAAGGAGGAAGATCGGAAATGAAGTGGTGGAGAAAATCGAAAGGCGTGACGACGCGTAATCTCCAGTTGAGAATAGACAGGACACGAAGCTCCATTCTCTGAACCGTTTTGGGATCGAAGACGTACTTAGGCTCAAAGATTTGGAGGTCCAAAAGCAGTGGGACCAGAGGCTCCTCCATTTTCGCCGCTAAAGACAAACACGCCACCGCGAGAAGCTGAAACGGCCATCCATTCCGCCGCTGcaaataacaagaaaaataaaatccctAAACTATCCGCCTCAAAATTCCGATCAGATTCTTGAACAATCGACGACATTAACAAGGGGAAAATCGAAAAAGATTCTTAACTGGAAGGAAATTAGCGGAGAGGAAGCGATCGAAGTAATTAACGGAGAGAATCGCAGTGACTGGTTTGAAATTGTAGTGCGCGTGGACCTACAAAACCCTAGACGATcgataaaaacaagaaaatcaatgcGAAGAACAGCGATGTAAAAGAGGAGTGACCTGTACCTTCAAGATCCAGTTAATGGAGTCTTGGCGAGCAATAACGTCGATCGACCGGTCACGGCACCGTCGAACGTAGTCGCGGCGGGGCATATGGTCGAGCTCCGATTGAAGAAGGCTGAAAATGGCGGAGTCATCGGAGATCAGGGAGTCCGCGGCGGTGGAACAGAGCAAGTCGGCAGAGACATGGCGTGCAGGGccagaggaggaggaagaagcgGGGGATTGGTCAGGAGAGAGAGACATTGTGGACTGGAGAGATCAGCGGAGAGGAAAGGCCGGCGGTGGCGACGGCattgaggaggaggaggaaggagACGGCGGTGGGATTTTTGTGAGGGATGACCATGGCTTTATGGGTTTGGATGGAACTTAGTCAATAGTCTGCACTCAGTGAGTGTGTCGCTTCTCTCTcttagtttaatttaatttaatttaatttaatttgtgttattattattaaatattattaaattttaatgaaatagtGAGTGAGAAAATGAGAGTATTTGTGGGGGTATTTTTGCAAAGAGTGAAAGTAGATTGTGTAGCTGAGTTGTCACTTGCTCATTGGAGcgattttaaatttctttattattatttaattttacctttccataaattttaaatttaaattttaaatttctctattttcagTTTAAAGgtttaataaatcaatttatatattNACAGTGAAAGTAGATTGTGTAGCTGAGTTGTCACTTGCTCATTGGTGcgattttaaatttctttattattatttaattttacctttccatttagaaaatttaatttttgtaatctATTTTCAGTTTAAAGgtttaataaatcaatttatatattttattagtgATTTTATAGCCATTATCaactaaaaaatacttaaataatatgattaaattCATTCACTAATAAAAGttcaagatttaaaaaaaaaatgctattgggggataatattaaaataatatagggaattaaaaaattaatgaaaaaagtatttaaaggTGAAATTTAATgcaaaagagaatgaaaatggttTGAAATGGGAAAAACATTGGAAATGATTTGTGGGCATTATAGGTAAATAGGAAATATCCATGTTTGGTTGATGACTTTAAATGTTTTTGGAGACATTATGTTTTGAGGCCAAATTGGTAAATAgcccttcaaaaaaaaaaaaaaaaaaaaaaaaaaaaaaaaaaaaaaaaaaaaaaaaaaattttttttttagatttttgttggttttgtaTATTtggatttcaatttttgtttttgtttataaacccgtTTTAGGTTGCTGTTCATGTAAATGAATTGTATACGAAAGCTTGAAATAATTGATAGTTACTATATATACCAACAAAATGTACGTTCATTTATGTGAGTCAATTGTAGAACAAAACTTTCTTAGTAAGTAAAATGTTTGCACTTGTGAAGTCTGTATCGGTCGGAGAAGTtaacgaaacattacttataaacgtgtggaaacctctccctagtaacgaagtattttgaaagattccttataagggtatgaacgtcattggttggaaaggggacaaatacgttttaaaattgtgaggctgatgacggtATGTAATgggcaaaaacaaacaatatctattgaCGGTGGGTTAACGATGGTTAGAATGTTGGGACATGTCAAATGAGATTAATATGACATACTAAGGAAGGGAGTAGAATTCTTTGCTTCTCGTATCGAGATTGAACGATGAAAACTTCTCTCACGAATGCCGCCCGCTGACTCGACCAGTCGAGCTAGGGTTGTTCATCAATCACAGCAGCCACAATGTCGTTGAGCTGAGCTGcaatgagaaataaaagacTTTTGATGTAAGAAATTGAGACAACATGGTCATCTGCTAATCAGGCGTTAACAACAGGTTTAGTGTGGATTGGAGCATGAGCAGAAATGATAAAGATACTCATTGAAGAAGTGGGGGCACAAACAGGGCCCAGCAGCAGAGAAAATCCGTGTACGATCTTTGACCGAAAGCTGTTGAGGTTGCAGAACTGAAGCAACCCGAGACCAGCAGAAGCCTAGAGTTTAATTCTCTGTAGGATGAGATGAATAGGGCCTGACAATTTTTACGTTAAAATGTTTCTGCTAAGGAGAGTTTTACGTATCTTTATAAACAATCGATCTTCTTcccaattgatgtggaatctcacaatcgaCCCCCTTTTCGGgccccagcgttctcgctgacattcattctcttctccaatcgatgtaggaccgagcgtcctcgctgacacactgcctcGATGGGGTTCAGCCTTCTCGTTGACACATCACCcagtgtctggttctgataccatttgtaacgacccaagcccaccgctaacaaatattgtcctctttagactttttcGTTCAGGATttccctcaatgtttttataatgcttggggagaggtttccatacactcttataaagaatgctttgttctcctccctagccacccccttcggggccagagTCATCGTTGGCACTCGTGACACTCGtgacactcgttctcttctccaatcgatgtgggacctccaatccaccccctttcgggacACAGTGTCCTTGATGGCACACTGCCTTGTATCCAACCCATTCGGGGCTCAAAAAGCTTTCAAGTCCTCCTCCTTGGCAAGTTTGTTTTGGAACTGTCATTTAGGACAGACATGTCATTAGAAATTGGTTCATATTCTTAATGTTTGACCTTGTCGTGTTTGGTTTTCTTGCAAATATTTCACTCAAAGTGAATCCATTTATAAAGTAATGATGGATAACATAAAAGATGGTCCCATGCAATTATTTGCACTTTGATGGTAGCTCACATTCTACGGTTGTTGGAGTAGCTCAGAATTTATAGTCAACTGCTATACATAATTTGCAATAAGCATCAACAGCTGTAGTAGATAATGGCAGTGTGTGCAGTATGAAGTTATTTACTGTTCTATTTCAGCACCCTAAGTAAAGGGCAGTTTTAATGGTCTATACCAGCTCGTCTTGGCTTTgactgacacatc
Encoded here:
- the LOC111810335 gene encoding cyclin-D2-1-like, which codes for MSLSPDQSPASSSSSGPARHVSADLLCSTAADSLISDDSAIFSLLQSELDHMPRRDYVRRCRDRSIDVIARQDSINWILKVHAHYNFKPVTAILSVNYFDRFLSANFLPRRNGWPFQLLAVACLSLAAKMEEPLVPLLLDLQIFEPKYVFDPKTVQRMELRVLSILNWRLRVVTPFDFLHHFISDLPPSSAADGGEGDGDVSRCLLFSTSSDLILSTTRVIDFLGFPPCTIAAAAVLTAAGERVDSPAVCTHFLAANRVEMVRSCYQLMEEYIIDTCPADLPKQRSRGVEQPAPTSPVGVLEAAACGSCDTEAAVEPPTKRLRSSAPDVQEQ